The sequence below is a genomic window from Candidatus Neomarinimicrobiota bacterium.
AGGATTGACCCTCAGGGTAAAGAGGAGATTTTCAGCGGTTACAATGTTGACCCCCAGCACGTCACCGGGACCCAAAACGTACTCATCTGGATTGATAGGACGTTCCACCGGTGTGAACTCTCCCAACTTAAGCAGCGCTTCCTCTTCAATGCGTGGTTCTTCGAATTTGGTGTCCATCTCGCCGAATGGGCGAAAGAAGCCGGAAGTCTGTCCAGTTGCCGCGCCGTTGATGCAAACCGCCAATAGCAAAAATAGTATGAATCTCTTCCGCCGCTCCGTAAAGCACCGTTCAGTATCTGGTCGCTGCTTCATCTTGACCTCGCTTTCAAAATATCAGAAACCGTCATGTCAGTTCGAGGCCATAGTAACTTTTGTAGAATTCGAGGAACTCCCCCGACTTAAGTCTTTTCCACCACGCCTCGTTATTTTTATACCATACGACAGTTTCCTCAAGGGCTGCCTCAAAACTATGTTGCGGCTCCCACCCCATCGATTTGATCTTGTCGCAGTTGAGTGAGTATCTCTGGTCGTGACCCTTACGGTCATTAACGTACCGGATGAGGCTTGCAGGTTTATCCAGATGCTCCAGGATCAAACGGGTAATCTCAACATTTTGTCTTTCATTACCGCCACCGACGTTATAAGTCTCACCCGGCTCTCCCTTTTTCAGTAGAAAATCGATTGCGCTGCAGTGATCGATAACATAAATCCAATCGCGGACGTTATCGCCTTTACCGTAGAGTGGAAGCAGTTCATTTTCCAGTGCGTTGGTTACAAATAGCGGGATAAGTTTTTCCGGGTACTGGTAAGGACCGAAGTTGTTGCTGGCCCGCGTCACGATCACCGGGATCTTGTAGGTCACAAAATACGAGTAAGCCAATCGATCACCACCAGCCTTGCTGGCCGAGTAGGGACTACTGGGCATCAGAGAGTCTGTTTCCCTGAAACTACCGTCCTCGATGCTACCGTAGACTTCATCGGTACTGATCTGCAAGAACAGATCGATACCGTGGTCTTTTGCCGCTCCGAGCAGGACAAAGACGCCGAAGACGTCCGTCCGAATAAAATCGTCAGGTTTACCGATAGAGCGATCAACGTGACTCTCTGCTGCAAAATTGATCACCACGTCCGGCGAAAAATCGTTGAAGACACCTTCTATCAATGCACTATCGCAGATATCGCCGTGGACGAAGTGATACCTCGAGTTGTCTTCCAGATCCTTCAGATTCTCCGGGTTGCCAGCGTACGTCAGCTTATCAAGATTGACAATCCGCGATGATCTGTCAGATGCCATTAGATAGCGAATAAAATTACTGCCGATAAAGCCGCAGCCGCCTGTAATCAGGTAAGTCGTCACGAGACAGCCTCCCAATCGAAAGCGATAGATGCATCATCCGAGGCGATTCTTTCCTCGTCGGGATCCTGTGGATCATAACTTTCAGTTGTGTGATAGAACAACAAAACAGGCTCTCGGCTGACAACTTTGTAGCCGTGAGCGACACCCTCGGGAATCAGAATCAGCTTATAGTCATCGACGCCAGCCGTTAAAGTCTGTGTCACGCCGTGCGTTGGAGAGTCGCGGCGCAGATCGTACAACACTATGACAGCCTTCCCCGAAGCTACAAACCAGAGATCGTCTTGCTTCTTATGCCAGTGGAACGCCTTGATCGTGTCAGTATACGCCACGGTGAAAGTGGTCTGCCCGAACCTTCGCAACAGTCCGTCATCATCGCGCAAGACTTCCATCAAAAACCCTTCTTTCGCAACTCCATCATCTGTATCAGGGATATCCTGATGAAGAGTCATCTGCTTCACTCTTACGCCTTCAATATTCACCTTACACTTGATCTCCCTATGTTATCGAATCTAAAACCTATTCGATTCAACTCTTTTGGGCTGAGTAGGTTTCTTGCATCGAGCAGAACCTTTTCGTTCATTTGCTTGCCGACTCTCTCCAGATCCATCCCCCTGAATTCGTGCCACTCGGTCATCACGACAGCTGCATCCGCACCCGCTACCGTATCTTCCATTGATGAACAGTAGTTCACATCAGGAAACAGTTTTGCCATATTTTTACTTGCTTCCGGATCATACGCCTTCACCGCGCACCCTTTTCCACTCAGAAAAGCCAGCAGAGGAATGGCAGGTGACTGCCTAACATCATCCGTATTCGCCTTGAATGCCAGACCGAGGACAGCAACTGTTTTACAGTCAAAATTGTTGTTCATCAACCGTTCAAGTTTTTCAATCACCTTGCCCTGCTGCAACTCATTGGCTTTTATAGCAGCCGCGACTACCTGAAGATTGACCCCTTTATCTTTTGCCTGGTGAACCAAAGCCTGTGTATCCTTTGGAAAACACGATCCGCCAAAACCGGGACCCGGGTGCAAAAATTTTGGGCTGATACGCCCGTCCAGTGCCATGGCCCGCGTCACGGTATGAATGTCAGCATCATTCTCATCACATAAATTGGCCAACTCATTGACGTACGATATCTTCACCGCCAAGAACGCGTTTGCGGCATATTTGATTGTCTCAGCGGTCTTAATATCGGTGATAACCATGGGAGTCTCGTTGATGAAAAGAGGCCGGTATACATCTTTTATCAGCGTTAAAGCTCTTTCGGAATCCGTACCGATTACAACCCTGTTGGGTATCATAAAATCTCTTATCGCTGCCCCCTCCCTTAAAAATTCCGGATTGGATATAATATCAAATTCAGCATCCTTCTTTGCACTCTTACTGATAATACTACGAATCAACTCTCCTGTACCAATAGGTACAGTACTCTTTGTAGAGACAACTTTATAACCTGTCAGATTTTCGCCGATAACACCACTAGCATTTTCAACAGCCGACAGATCTGCTTCACCATCATCCCCCATGGGCGTCCAGACAGCGATGAATATAACATCTGACCGCTTCACACATTCTCCGATGTCCGTAGAAAACGAGAGCCGTCCCGCCTGTACGTTCCTGGCCACCAATTCGTTAAGCCCGGGCTCATAAAAAGGAATAATTCCCTCCTTAAGCTGACCGACTTTCTCCTTGTTTATATCGACACATACTACTTCATTGCCAAAATCCGCTAGGCCGGCTCCACTCACCAGCCCGACATAGCCCGTGCCGATTATAGTTATCTTCTTCATCCTTTTCGCTCACTGAACGGTAATAAAACTACCACTCTTGAAACCTAAATGTCAACTGTTTGAAAAATGATTCATTGAAGGCCGATCAGGCGCCGAACAACCCATTCTCCTGCCAGCAGAATAAATCCGATTAGCATCAATGGCCACAAGTGTGACAATTGAATCTTTTCCTTGGAGGAGAAGACCTGTTTCTCAAAGGAGACAAGATCGCCGATTCGCTCCCGACTGTCCCATTGGAGAAAAGTACCGCCTGTCTTGTCAGACAGGTCCTGCAATAGTGATTTGTTGAGGAATACCTTGTTCAATTCTATCTGGCTCTCCTCAATAGTAAAGTTTCCTACCTGAAGCGGCAAATCCGGCAACGACGGTTCAACGATCTCATACGAATATTTCCCCCCTCTACCAGCAAAGAAACTTGTTTTCCACAGTGCCGATGCGCGATCATAAGCGAGGGGATACGACCTGCTTTCTCCTGCAGCGTTGAAAATGCGAAGCTGCAAACTATTTGCTCTTTCCCGTGCACGGTGTTCCGTCAGATGCGATCCTTCAACAACGATCTGCTCACCTTGTTGAAACTTGTTCTTATTGAACCTGAAATAAGCCGTCTGATCACCGGTGATTCTCACCAGCCAGCCGAATATCCTCTGCCAGAAGTCAACTACACTTTCAGATATTCCCGTGTTGATACTCCGGAAATAGAGTTCCCAGAGGTCAGGCGAGGTAAATGAGGCTCTTCTCCGTGTTTTACCTTTCACTCCGCTTATCTCTCCGGCTAATACAAGCGGAATCTGTGTCTGTCCTTCAAGGAAAGCCAGAACATCTACGCCGGGCACGCCCGGTTCCACGAACAGCAATGGAGTGACAGGGGGGAGCATCGAATCACTGTTGTCAGCAGGCGATTGCTCTGCCAAGAATCTCAAATTTGCGCTGACCGATGTTGCTGGACGGAATTGCATGGAATACCTCTTTCCGGCTCTAAAGTTAGAGGCGACAACCTGCAGACCTAGAGCATCAAAAAGTAGTCTGGCTCGCTTTTTCATGACGTTGGGTCCTGCAACAAACAGTAAGGAAGCTTTTTCTCTTTCTACTTTCTTTTTCAGATCGTCGATCCATTTCTCGCTGATCAATCCGGTAGGGAAATTATCGAGAACGATAAGATCATAGTTCGTTCTCCAGAAGGATGCGATGGATGGCTCCCACCGCTTCTGGAGTCGAACATAGTGACTAACTGCAAGCTTTGGTTCCCTCTTCATCACCCGTTTGAGGAATCCTGTATTGGCGGAAGGCGCACCCGATATCAAGGCGATGCTGAACCTGTCTTTAAGCGTCGTAATGCTGAATGATGATCTGTTGTTTGCGATATTGACTTCATCCTTGACAGAGGTTGCCTGGATAGAATAAGGGAAAGTACCCACCTTGGTCAATTCGAATTGAAACCGCACCGTCAGCAGTGAGCCGTCGCCTTCCAGGTTAATAACCTTAGTACCTAAAAGTTCTTTTTCTCTCGCTAAGGTGACATGAATCCGCTCACCTTTTGTACCGATAGATACAACATTAATTTCAGCCTTCACCATATCATTTTGAATACCGACCGCGGGCACGTTAACCTTCTCGATACGAACATCTACCAGTGGCTTCAGTTCACCTATACCTATTGTGTGAACCGGAATAGCAATATCTGCACCGATATGCCTTGGATCATTGCCAGCGGTATACTGGCCATCTGTCACCAGAATAATACTTTGCAGAAAAGCGTCGGAAGGCGTCGGCCCGGCTTTTTCCAGCAAGTCGTCCATTTTGGTCGTCGGCTCCGAAAAACCGAAACTGAGATCATTTTGCTCAATCTGTTCAACTTCTGAACCAAAAGTAAACAGTTGCACCAGGCCATCTGAATTGCTCCTGTCGGCAGCATCTTTCAGGGATGCAGCTATCTCCTGATAGCCGCCGAGAAGCGATCGGGCCGAAACCGCACGGTGATAGGAAGCGCTGACTGAATTATCGAAGAACACCCTCACAAGCGGCTTTCTTATTAACGTAGCAGTACGTGAGATTTCAAGTTCTGCCAAGACAAAAATAAGAACCAGAAATGTGATGCTGCGGAGAATAAAAGGTATACTGTGCTTGTTTTCTCCTTTTGCAAAACGAACCTTATATGCGTATAAAGCGAGGATTACCAGTGCGACGGCTAAAACGATCAGCAACCAGATTATCATACTAAAACTTCGCAGGAAATACGAACCGCCTACTGGCTGGCCAGTCTCAAGTTCGGAATCACAGCAAGATCACGCGACCGTTCAGATGAAGATTTAAGATACAGTTCACCAACGAACGCAACCATGGCAGCGTTATCAGTACAGAGGTTTGAATCTGGGTATAGAACGGTACAGTCATCAAGGATTGTCTCAGCCTTTTCTCTCATCTTCTGATTAGCCGCTACGCCTCCACCTATGACAGCAGTTCTGATACCGGTCTGATCAGCAGCCAATCGTAGCTTATTCAGCAGAATACCGATAATGGCCGCTTGATAGCTGGCTGCAATATCAGCCTGATTTTGACGGATCAGATCATCCCCATTTTTCTTAACATAGTTGAGGAGTGCTGTCTTTAAGCCACTGAAGCTGAATTCGATGTTATCTGATTTCAGGAATGCCTGCGGGAACATCACAGCGTCTTCATTGCCACCTTCTGCTGCCTTTTCGATAGCCGGTCCCCCGGGATAATCGAGACCGAGGATACGTGCTCCTTTGTCAAAAGCTTCACCGGCTGCGTCATCTCTCGTCTCTCCCAAAAGCTCATAAGTACCGAATCCGTTTACTCTCCATATCTGAGTATGTCCACCCGAAATAAGTAGCGAGAGGAACGGATAGTTCAACTCAGGATAGGCGATAAAGTTCGCAAAAATGTGCGCCTCCATATGATTCATCCCGAGGCAAGGTATTCCCAGCCCTTGGGAAAGACCGGATGCAAAACTTACACCTGTCAAGAGAGCGCCCATCAATCCGGGTCCCCGCGTCACGGCGATTGCATCAAGGTGCTCCTTGGCGACTGCGGCACGAGCCAACGCCTCCTCCACAATAAGGGCAACCTGCTTTTCATGCTCCCGCGATGCAATTTCGGGAACAACACCTCCATATTGTCTGTGGATTTCCTGGGAAGCGATTACTGAAGACAGTATGGAACCGTCACGGCAGACAGCCGCGGCTGTCTCGTCACAGGAAGTTTCGATCCCCAGAATGATCATTCCGGGATTCTACGTACCGTCAGCTCTATTGTCTTAGGTGAAAGATCGCGCCACTCGATAACGTCTTCGGGCACCCCTATATCTGGTTCCCGAAACGGTTGATCAATACGACGCTTCTCATAATCGATGTAGACTTCAATATCGGTCGGTTCAAGTTCCGCAATGAAATGGACTCCACCTGTAACTGTGAGCGATACCGTGGATGGATTGGGAAAGGCAAGGATATTCTGCGGCACATTCAAAACTGTAATCGGAACTTCTGTAATGATTCGCTCACCGATGCTCTGGATATCAGCGAAGAGGTTGATCTGCGGATGTGAAGCTTCCACTGTTCTCGGAAAGTTGAACTCCAAGGGAATTGCAGTTTGAAGAGATGACTGAAGAGACAGAAAAGAGTCAGCAACTGTCTCTACTTGATACACGAACCTGACAATCTCCTTAGGTCCCTTAAGTTCGATTGTGGAAGGATAAAGCTGTGTCGGTCCTACCTGTACGAACCCGGCTTCAGGCTGAATGAAGACCATAGAAATGACAAGGGCCGGTTTAATCATATAGTCATCCAGGGAAATATGGATCGAATCGGGACGCACTACTTCGATAAAATCGAGTTCGAATCCGGCGGGAATAACAACCTTCTGGCTGTATCTGTTAAAATAGTCATTCAAGTAAAAATCGTAATCGGTGCTGATTTTTTCAAGATCAAGAACAAGTTTAAATTCGGACACCGATTTTAACAGCAGCGTTTTCAGAAACGCCCTGCCCGTCGCACGAAATCTTACATCTGCGGTGGGTTCAACTTCACCGCGCAAGGTTTTGCCTTCCTTGATATTTCGTACCTCAATGGGCACCTCCACCACATACACATAACTCCTTTCCGAAATGACAAAGAACCACAGGATGACGGCAAAAAAAAGGGCCCCGCTCCAGATGGTCAGGTGCCCCGATTTGATGTTGTTCTTCAGCGCTTCCAAGTTAATAGGTCTCTCTCCAAGAAGTCCACGCTACCGGAAAGAAGTTGAGAGATTATTTCTTCTCTTTGTCTTGATCCTCAGCTGTCTCCTCGCTCTCTTCTCCCTCCGATTCAGCTCCTGATTCCTCGTGTTGTTCGATCTCCTCAGTCTCCTTTGACTGGGCCTCCTCTGTCTGATGCGCGGGTAAATCTGACCCGGCATCTTCCGTCTCAACTTCTATTTTATCATCCTTCGGCTTCTTCTTGCTGGGTATTTCAACCGCCTTCAGAATTACCTTTTTCTCATCAGGCTTTACTTCCACAACTTCACTGGTCACTTCCATCCCCGCGAGGAACCTGTCCAAGATCTCGCCCCTCTCCTTATGTGGAAAAGTTTTAGACGGAATGATACCTTCCACATCCATTTCCAATTCAATGATAATACCCTTTTCGAGAGAGCGAATCACTTTACCGGAAGTCGACGAACCAACCTTAAAATGATCAACGATAGACGGCCACGGATCTTCCAGTGCCTGTCTCAGTCCGAGAGCTATTCTTCGACTTGTCCGTGAAACCTCCAACACCTTCACCTCGATCTCCTGATCCTTCTGAAGTACCTCCCTTGGATGACGAATGATCTTTGTCCAGGACAGATCAGATACGTGAACCAGACCGTCAACACCTTCCTCCAGTTCGACAAATGCTCCAAACTGGGTGAGATTCCTCACTATCCCCTGCTGGAGCGATCCAACTGCATACTTCTCTTCGACGCCTTCCCACGGATCAGGTTGAAGCTGTTTAAACCCGAGTGCGATCTTCTTATCTTCCTGATTCAGTTCCAGAACGACAGCTTCCACCTCGTCACCCAACTGCACAACGTCAGACGGGTGATGAACATTTCGGGTCCAGGACATTTCAGACACATGAACAAGGCCTTCTACGCCAGTCTCCAACTCAACAAAGGCACCATAGTTGGTGAGACTTACAACCTTGCCTTCGATCTTCGTGCCGACGGGATACCGTTCAGGAACATTCTCCCAGGGATGGGGCATAAGTTGCTTAAGTCCTAGCGAGATTCTCTGTTTATCTTTATCTACACCGATAATCTTTACCGTTAGTGTTTCACCTACTTCAATCATATCAGAAGGGTGTTTCACCCGGCCCCAGGAAAGATCAGTGATATGCAACAGACCGTCTACACGGCCTAAGTCCACAAAAACACCGAAATCGGTGATATTCTTTACATTGCCCTCCTTGATATCGCCTACCTTTATCTCCTCGAAAAATGACATTCTCTGTTCCTGGAGAGAATCCTCCAGAAGCGCCTTCCTGGAGAGGACTACGTTCTTTCTGAGCTGATTGACTTTCACCACTTTGAATTCCATCTCCTTGCCTAGGTACTGATCAAAATCCTGCACCGGCCTAACATCAATCTGAGAACCAGGCAGAAACGCCTGAATGCCGTCCACATCCACAATCATACCCCCTTTGATGCGGCGGGAGATCGTACCCATTACCGTTTCATCTTTGTCATGAATTTCGATCAGTTTCAGCCACCCTTTCATCCAGTCGGCTTTCTCTTTGGATAGAATAGTCTGCCCGTTTTCATCTTCCATCCTCTCGAGGTAAACCTCGAGAACCTGGCCCATACTCGGTGCCTCTCTATCGGTGAATTCGCTGCGGCGGATGAGACCTTCTGATTTAAATCCTATGTCCATGATGATCTCTTTTTCATTCTGCCCGATTACACGTCCCTCTACGATTTGATTCTGAGCAATATCAGAGATAGTCTCATTATACTGCAGAAGTACCTCAGGAGCGACAATATCATTAATATCTTCAGATGCAGAAAGATCATCCTGTGTAACTTGCCGGATATCACTAAACAACGATTTATTAAGATAATCTTTCACTTCTTCCGTGGATATCCCTTCCCCATCGGATTCAAAGTTGATGCTACTTTCTGTACTGTCAGTAGTCTCTTTCTCCACAAGCTCATTATCCTGTTCTTCAACCATTTCTTGCCTGGCCGTTTCTTCTTCAGTCATCTATTGTTTGATAACCTCCTTTTCAATTTGATTCTCTCTTCACACTACCGACAATTGTATCGATCTGTTCCTGAATCGTCAGTGTTGTTGTATCAATCTCAATGGCATCCTCAGCCTTTGTAAGGGGAGAATGCTCCCGCCGCGAATCCTTCAAGTCGCGCTTTTTCAAATCTTCAATTATTTCCCGGATTGTACGGTGTATACCTAACTGTTCCAGGTCCTGCTGTCTCCGTGCTGCCCTTGTCTCGTAATCAGCCGTAATAAAAAACTTGAATTTCGCACCAGGAAAGACCACTGTTCCTATGTCTCTCCCTTCGACAACTGAATCCTGACTACTACCAATCTGCCGCTGGATTTCCACCATCTTTTCCCGCACAACCGGCAGTGCACTGACCGCACTGACATTGCGGGTTACTTCGAGTCCTCTTATCTGTTCAGACACGTCTCTGGCATTCAAAAGAATTCGCGTTGACGAATCCTCCAAATCAAAGGAGAGGGATATCTCACGCAGGAGACTTTCTATGCCGACCATATCAGAAGAGTCCAGACCCGCTTCCAGCACCGCCAGTGTCACCGCCCGGTACATGGCGCCTGTATCGAGATAAATAAACCCGAGTTTTTTGGCCACACCCTGTGCTGTGGTACTTTTACCGGAGGCTGCCGGTCCGTCGATCGCTATGACCATACCTTCAAGGCCAGATAACCCCTCGTTCCCGGAGTATATTGTCCATACCTTTCAAAAAGCCAAGAAATTTATGCAACCCCCTGAGAAGAGCCAAACATAATTACACTCCTCAAAATCAGTCATTATAAGCTCTAGACATCAATTTACTAATCTCCTTCTGCCGTAGAAAGCGCCATTGACCAGGATCAAGAGCGCCAGTACCAATCCCCGCAAAACTGACGCGACGCAGAGCTTTAAGATGGCGCTCCAGAGCAGTGAAGATTCTTCTGATCTCACGTTTTTTCCCGTGTGTTAAAGTCAACCGGACAACTGTCAATCCGGGTTCGTCATTCTCTCCCTCGCACGCCTTCTGAGAAATCACGCGGGCAACACCCGTTTCTCCTTCCCCGATATCGACCCCCTTTTCTATGCGATGGACCTCAGCGGAACTCAACCATCCGGCAATTATGGCTTCGTACACCTTCTCAACCTGAAAACTGGGATGAGTAAGCCTGTAGGCAAGATCACCGTCGTTCGTCAGCAGTAAAACTCCCGTAGTATCTTTATCCAATCGACCAACCGAAAAGAGCCTCGTATTGTGATTCCCAATCAAATCCATTACCGTTCGCCGGTTGCGGTTATCCTCCACCGATGTGATCGTATCTTCAGGTTTATTCAAGACTATGACCACCTTTTCCTCTGCCGGCACCACAGCCTTTCCATCGAGACAGACAATATCGTGTTTCTCAACAAGGGAAAAAGGGTTGGCCACCGGCTGGTCATTAACTGTCACGCGACCTGACTGTATGATGGATTCACACTTGCGGCGGGATGCGATTCCGGATGCGGCAAGGTACCTATTCAGCCGCATCATCCGCCTCGGCGGCGGGATCCTCAGACATTAATTCTGAAAGTTCACGAAGCTTGGGAAGATCGGACAATTTGTCGAGACCGAAGGCAATCATGAATGCATCAGTTACTCTATAGAGCAGCGGGCGGCCAGGACCCTTGCCGCGCCCACAAATCTTTACCAGCTGTTTTTCCATCAGTGTCCGCAGGACGCCGGCGCTGTTGACGCCTCTGATGCTTTCAATTTCGGCTCGGCTGGCTGGACCCTTATAGGCCACTACCGCCATTGTCTCTAAGGCTGCCCGTGAAAGGGGCACCTTGCCTGCACGGGTGTAGAGCCGCCTGATCCACGGCTCATATTCGGCTCGGCTTACAAGACGATAACCTCCGGCCACTTTTTGAATGGTAAATGACCTTGCTCCGTTGTCGTACTCTGCGCGCAACCTAGGCACGATCTCCTCCAGCGTAGGGGACGTTCCTTCGTCAAAGCAGACATCTACTTTCGATTGAGTCAGGACTTCTGAGGAAGAAAAAAGCAACGCTTCAATGATTCTTGTCTCTTCTTCTTTGACCTGGTTTTTACCCATTATGCTCTTGCTACCGCCGGATCGTGCCCTGAAACCTCTTCTTCTGACAAAATTCTCTCTATCATGAAATCAGAGAAGATCTTTTTCTGCGCCACGCGGATTTTGCCGTCGCGGACGAGCTCTAGGACAGCAATGAATGTGGCGATTAAATCACGCCGTGACTCTAAAGCTGGAAATAGCTCAGAAAACGTATACTGACTCTGCTCAGCAAACCTGGCCATCAAAAAGGCAATCTTTTCCCTGACCGAGACCGCTTCTTTCTCCAAATCGTACGAGAGGGTCGGCGGCATTTGCTCGAGAAGTTCCTTGAACACCTGAACTACTTCGAAAACCGATATATCCTCTAGATAGATAGCTGGATCCCCCTCTATCTGGTTATATTCAGACATCTCTGGACGACCTAATTTCTGGCTCTGTTGATCGCGCATTTCACGCAAGTTATCAGATGCTTCCTTAAATCTCTTATACTCCAGGAGTCGCTGAACCAGTTCGGTGCGCGGATCCTCCAGCTCTTCGCCGTCATCATCAGAAACAACGGGGAGCAACATCCTCACCTTGATCCGCATTAGAGTAGCCGCCATCACCAGAAACTCACCGGCAATGCCCACATTAAGAGTCTGAGCCGCCTGGATAAAGGTAAGATATTCTTCAGTGATCTGTGCGATGGGTATGTCCATAATATCGATTTCATGGCGTCTGATAAAAAAGAGGAGAAGATCAAGGGGACCTGTAAAGTTATCGAGACGTATCTGATAGTCAATCATTCGTCGTAACTCAGCCCCACGTTCTTTTTCGCCAACACAAGAAAAGAAGACGCTTCAGCACGGGCCTTTTCCGCCCCCTCTTTGAGTATCTTCACAACTAAATCCCTATCGCTGAACTGAGAGGTGCGCCTTTCTCGGAACAGCCGGAAATAGTCCCAGACTTTATCGATGAGTTCCCGCTTTACTTCGGAATATTTAAGACCCGGCT
It includes:
- the rfbB gene encoding dTDP-glucose 4,6-dehydratase, which gives rise to MTTYLITGGCGFIGSNFIRYLMASDRSSRIVNLDKLTYAGNPENLKDLEDNSRYHFVHGDICDSALIEGVFNDFSPDVVINFAAESHVDRSIGKPDDFIRTDVFGVFVLLGAAKDHGIDLFLQISTDEVYGSIEDGSFRETDSLMPSSPYSASKAGGDRLAYSYFVTYKIPVIVTRASNNFGPYQYPEKLIPLFVTNALENELLPLYGKGDNVRDWIYVIDHCSAIDFLLKKGEPGETYNVGGGNERQNVEITRLILEHLDKPASLIRYVNDRKGHDQRYSLNCDKIKSMGWEPQHSFEAALEETVVWYKNNEAWWKRLKSGEFLEFYKSYYGLELT
- a CDS encoding dTDP-4-dehydrorhamnose 3,5-epimerase family protein, translated to MNIEGVRVKQMTLHQDIPDTDDGVAKEGFLMEVLRDDDGLLRRFGQTTFTVAYTDTIKAFHWHKKQDDLWFVASGKAVIVLYDLRRDSPTHGVTQTLTAGVDDYKLILIPEGVAHGYKVVSREPVLLFYHTTESYDPQDPDEERIASDDASIAFDWEAVS
- a CDS encoding UDP-glucose/GDP-mannose dehydrogenase family protein, with the protein product MKKITIIGTGYVGLVSGAGLADFGNEVVCVDINKEKVGQLKEGIIPFYEPGLNELVARNVQAGRLSFSTDIGECVKRSDVIFIAVWTPMGDDGEADLSAVENASGVIGENLTGYKVVSTKSTVPIGTGELIRSIISKSAKKDAEFDIISNPEFLREGAAIRDFMIPNRVVIGTDSERALTLIKDVYRPLFINETPMVITDIKTAETIKYAANAFLAVKISYVNELANLCDENDADIHTVTRAMALDGRISPKFLHPGPGFGGSCFPKDTQALVHQAKDKGVNLQVVAAAIKANELQQGKVIEKLERLMNNNFDCKTVAVLGLAFKANTDDVRQSPAIPLLAFLSGKGCAVKAYDPEASKNMAKLFPDVNYCSSMEDTVAGADAAVVMTEWHEFRGMDLERVGKQMNEKVLLDARNLLSPKELNRIGFRFDNIGRSSVR
- the tsaD gene encoding tRNA (adenosine(37)-N6)-threonylcarbamoyltransferase complex transferase subunit TsaD; its protein translation is MIILGIETSCDETAAAVCRDGSILSSVIASQEIHRQYGGVVPEIASREHEKQVALIVEEALARAAVAKEHLDAIAVTRGPGLMGALLTGVSFASGLSQGLGIPCLGMNHMEAHIFANFIAYPELNYPFLSLLISGGHTQIWRVNGFGTYELLGETRDDAAGEAFDKGARILGLDYPGGPAIEKAAEGGNEDAVMFPQAFLKSDNIEFSFSGLKTALLNYVKKNGDDLIRQNQADIAASYQAAIIGILLNKLRLAADQTGIRTAVIGGGVAANQKMREKAETILDDCTVLYPDSNLCTDNAAMVAFVGELYLKSSSERSRDLAVIPNLRLASQ
- a CDS encoding 30S ribosomal protein S1 is translated as MTEEETARQEMVEEQDNELVEKETTDSTESSINFESDGEGISTEEVKDYLNKSLFSDIRQVTQDDLSASEDINDIVAPEVLLQYNETISDIAQNQIVEGRVIGQNEKEIIMDIGFKSEGLIRRSEFTDREAPSMGQVLEVYLERMEDENGQTILSKEKADWMKGWLKLIEIHDKDETVMGTISRRIKGGMIVDVDGIQAFLPGSQIDVRPVQDFDQYLGKEMEFKVVKVNQLRKNVVLSRKALLEDSLQEQRMSFFEEIKVGDIKEGNVKNITDFGVFVDLGRVDGLLHITDLSWGRVKHPSDMIEVGETLTVKIIGVDKDKQRISLGLKQLMPHPWENVPERYPVGTKIEGKVVSLTNYGAFVELETGVEGLVHVSEMSWTRNVHHPSDVVQLGDEVEAVVLELNQEDKKIALGFKQLQPDPWEGVEEKYAVGSLQQGIVRNLTQFGAFVELEEGVDGLVHVSDLSWTKIIRHPREVLQKDQEIEVKVLEVSRTSRRIALGLRQALEDPWPSIVDHFKVGSSTSGKVIRSLEKGIIIELEMDVEGIIPSKTFPHKERGEILDRFLAGMEVTSEVVEVKPDEKKVILKAVEIPSKKKPKDDKIEVETEDAGSDLPAHQTEEAQSKETEEIEQHEESGAESEGEESEETAEDQDKEKK
- the cmk gene encoding (d)CMP kinase, which produces MVIAIDGPAASGKSTTAQGVAKKLGFIYLDTGAMYRAVTLAVLEAGLDSSDMVGIESLLREISLSFDLEDSSTRILLNARDVSEQIRGLEVTRNVSAVSALPVVREKMVEIQRQIGSSQDSVVEGRDIGTVVFPGAKFKFFITADYETRAARRQQDLEQLGIHRTIREIIEDLKKRDLKDSRREHSPLTKAEDAIEIDTTTLTIQEQIDTIVGSVKRESN
- a CDS encoding pseudouridine synthase, yielding MMRLNRYLAASGIASRRKCESIIQSGRVTVNDQPVANPFSLVEKHDIVCLDGKAVVPAEEKVVIVLNKPEDTITSVEDNRNRRTVMDLIGNHNTRLFSVGRLDKDTTGVLLLTNDGDLAYRLTHPSFQVEKVYEAIIAGWLSSAEVHRIEKGVDIGEGETGVARVISQKACEGENDEPGLTVVRLTLTHGKKREIRRIFTALERHLKALRRVSFAGIGTGALDPGQWRFLRQKEISKLMSRAYND
- the scpB gene encoding SMC-Scp complex subunit ScpB: MGKNQVKEEETRIIEALLFSSSEVLTQSKVDVCFDEGTSPTLEEIVPRLRAEYDNGARSFTIQKVAGGYRLVSRAEYEPWIRRLYTRAGKVPLSRAALETMAVVAYKGPASRAEIESIRGVNSAGVLRTLMEKQLVKICGRGKGPGRPLLYRVTDAFMIAFGLDKLSDLPKLRELSELMSEDPAAEADDAAE
- a CDS encoding segregation/condensation protein A, producing the protein MIDYQIRLDNFTGPLDLLLFFIRRHEIDIMDIPIAQITEEYLTFIQAAQTLNVGIAGEFLVMAATLMRIKVRMLLPVVSDDDGEELEDPRTELVQRLLEYKRFKEASDNLREMRDQQSQKLGRPEMSEYNQIEGDPAIYLEDISVFEVVQVFKELLEQMPPTLSYDLEKEAVSVREKIAFLMARFAEQSQYTFSELFPALESRRDLIATFIAVLELVRDGKIRVAQKKIFSDFMIERILSEEEVSGHDPAVARA